The following proteins come from a genomic window of Paenibacillus spongiae:
- a CDS encoding AAA family ATPase, with protein sequence MRWVGLHVDGFGKLNDFFVDMDAPITVIYGPNEAGKSTTLGFIRTMLYGFATKANRVERQEPSSGGKHGGRLLFRDHAGRLYSAERYAVSSGRVSVRMLGFDPAAASHEENLQIIEAGEQSDRNLPSAKDDLSVQTYTQEVWERLFLGGVNERVYRQLFAITLTELQAIGMLEGDELGKQLYHAGWSGGASVAQVEKKLNAQLDGLFRPRGSTQAINRHIKKLDTVEADIRKMEDGIEAYQSLTAAIEAAEAECEESESRLPGLREQAILLARACSLHPLWVRRLALQRERDVLERTGHLPADARSRWEGLRTELDRLQSELDRLREAEARTGERLRLLDQDQSLAARWDEIQALLLSSETMEAAVRDRVEIDAELREHKETIERLLQRIAPNWTEQRLRTFRVDVAEREWIRRSRADMSEMLKSRSLAEAELRSIRTQQHALTGELAELNHPLESAWTAEPAHIGAAFGEGFRQVNAGMSARFELLPASYEALRHAARAFDDAWREWELEQMSAAAASPAPASPAGAEAVRGGAALWAAAGTLAAAAAAMTAAGWHTAAIAAIAASAALALSAALARTRARASAAPQPRAGGASAPAQAAAAERRVAAALRALVREPEAALGALSAAQMHAELRAAGSRGARSRGAKPLRSRGLAYSETAAASEAPGGRSLREELLASVEERLEALRSDERSRERRQELQSRLNRLQKQGEGAEDELAGIVQREAEMAQSWREWLLQQGLPESLSPEAALETVDLAEQALHRQQACERIAAKAAVMDARLAEFHAAVAAIADEYPGMGPGKPGDAVLTLRLLHAEATKQAAVRDETALLDARLAEQEQRINELQPEIARLTVQRSEWFEAADAASEPEFLAALASSERLSEVESELYKLQAELGAGMRPDQLEQLTQWYTEESLQQLQDRKSEAENMLRIEEQAGRERLEKLGRHRQALDQLMHETVRQKLTEERESAAAALEELVSRYAVLSLGLTMINRTKRVMEEQRQPAVLRDASRFMAMLSNGKYKRIAVPEGMETIRVETADNRIVDSMHLSRGTAEQLYLSMRFALADEAAASVELPMILDDLFVNFDASRLEAAIELLREISGRRQLVLLTCHDHVRDLCMSRLPGAKLVELTS encoded by the coding sequence ATGAGATGGGTCGGACTTCATGTGGACGGATTCGGCAAGCTGAATGATTTTTTCGTGGATATGGACGCACCGATTACGGTTATATACGGGCCCAATGAGGCAGGAAAGAGCACCACGCTCGGCTTTATCCGGACCATGCTGTACGGGTTCGCAACGAAAGCGAACCGGGTCGAGCGGCAGGAGCCGTCAAGCGGCGGGAAGCATGGGGGCCGGCTGTTATTCCGCGATCATGCGGGCCGGCTTTATTCGGCGGAACGTTATGCGGTTTCTTCAGGCAGGGTATCCGTCCGAATGCTGGGATTCGATCCCGCAGCAGCCTCTCACGAGGAAAATCTTCAAATCATTGAGGCAGGTGAGCAATCGGACAGGAACCTACCTTCGGCAAAGGACGACCTCTCTGTTCAAACGTATACGCAAGAGGTCTGGGAACGGTTATTTCTAGGCGGGGTCAATGAGCGGGTCTATCGCCAATTGTTCGCGATTACGCTTACCGAGCTCCAAGCGATCGGCATGCTGGAAGGCGATGAGCTGGGCAAGCAGCTTTATCATGCGGGATGGAGCGGTGGCGCTTCTGTGGCGCAGGTGGAAAAGAAGCTGAACGCGCAGCTGGACGGGCTGTTTCGTCCAAGAGGAAGCACGCAGGCCATCAACCGTCATATTAAAAAGCTTGATACCGTAGAGGCGGATATCCGCAAGATGGAGGACGGCATTGAAGCTTATCAATCGTTAACTGCCGCCATTGAAGCCGCTGAAGCCGAATGTGAGGAATCCGAATCTCGATTGCCGGGCTTGCGGGAGCAGGCGATTCTGCTTGCCAGGGCGTGCAGCCTGCACCCTCTCTGGGTGCGGCGGCTTGCTCTGCAACGGGAGAGGGACGTACTGGAGCGGACCGGCCATCTTCCTGCGGATGCGCGCAGCCGCTGGGAAGGGCTCCGAACAGAGCTCGATCGTTTGCAGTCCGAACTGGATCGGCTGCGCGAGGCGGAAGCTCGTACAGGCGAGCGTCTGCGCTTACTGGATCAAGATCAATCCCTTGCTGCCCGATGGGATGAAATTCAAGCGCTGCTGCTGTCGTCGGAAACGATGGAGGCAGCTGTGCGGGACCGCGTTGAAATCGATGCCGAGCTGCGCGAGCACAAAGAAACGATCGAGCGGCTGCTGCAGCGTATTGCGCCGAATTGGACAGAGCAGCGGCTGCGTACGTTTCGCGTGGACGTCGCGGAGCGTGAATGGATCCGGCGTTCGCGAGCGGACATGTCCGAGATGTTGAAATCGCGCAGTCTTGCAGAGGCGGAGCTGCGCAGCATAAGGACGCAGCAGCATGCACTGACCGGCGAGCTGGCGGAGCTGAATCATCCGCTCGAATCGGCTTGGACAGCGGAGCCCGCGCATATCGGAGCGGCATTCGGGGAAGGGTTCCGCCAGGTGAATGCTGGCATGAGTGCGCGCTTCGAGCTGCTGCCCGCATCCTATGAAGCGCTGCGTCATGCTGCGCGGGCTTTCGACGATGCGTGGCGCGAATGGGAGCTCGAGCAGATGAGCGCAGCAGCGGCATCGCCTGCGCCGGCATCGCCTGCCGGCGCGGAAGCCGTGCGCGGCGGAGCCGCGCTCTGGGCGGCCGCCGGCACGCTCGCAGCCGCCGCTGCAGCGATGACGGCCGCCGGGTGGCACACGGCCGCCATCGCTGCGATCGCGGCAAGCGCGGCGCTGGCGCTGAGCGCCGCGCTTGCCCGCACGCGCGCGCGCGCCAGCGCCGCGCCGCAGCCGCGGGCCGGCGGCGCATCGGCGCCGGCCCAGGCGGCCGCCGCGGAACGCCGCGTCGCGGCGGCGCTGCGGGCGCTCGTGCGCGAGCCGGAGGCCGCGCTCGGCGCCTTGTCTGCTGCGCAGATGCATGCGGAGCTGCGAGCAGCGGGCAGCCGCGGCGCGCGTTCGCGCGGTGCGAAGCCCTTACGAAGCAGGGGGCTCGCATACAGCGAAACGGCCGCCGCTTCAGAAGCGCCGGGCGGCCGTTCCTTGCGCGAAGAACTGCTGGCTTCGGTCGAAGAGCGCCTCGAGGCGCTTCGAAGCGATGAACGAAGCCGCGAACGCAGGCAGGAGCTTCAGAGCCGGTTGAACCGGCTGCAGAAGCAGGGGGAAGGGGCAGAGGACGAGCTGGCCGGCATTGTGCAGCGGGAAGCCGAAATGGCTCAGAGCTGGCGCGAGTGGCTGCTGCAGCAGGGATTGCCGGAATCGCTGTCGCCTGAGGCCGCGCTGGAAACCGTGGACCTCGCGGAGCAGGCGCTTCACCGGCAGCAGGCTTGCGAGCGTATCGCCGCGAAAGCGGCTGTTATGGATGCCCGGTTGGCGGAGTTTCATGCAGCGGTTGCGGCTATCGCTGACGAATATCCCGGCATGGGTCCTGGCAAACCGGGGGATGCCGTGTTAACGCTGAGGCTGCTGCATGCTGAAGCGACGAAACAGGCTGCAGTTCGGGATGAGACGGCACTGCTTGACGCGAGGCTCGCGGAGCAAGAGCAGCGAATTAATGAGCTGCAGCCGGAGATAGCCCGATTAACCGTGCAGCGCAGCGAATGGTTCGAAGCTGCGGATGCGGCAAGCGAGCCTGAATTTCTGGCTGCGCTTGCGAGCTCCGAGCGCTTGTCGGAGGTCGAGAGCGAGCTGTACAAGCTGCAGGCCGAGCTGGGAGCGGGGATGCGGCCGGATCAATTGGAGCAGCTGACACAATGGTACACCGAAGAGAGCTTGCAGCAATTGCAGGACCGAAAGTCGGAAGCCGAGAATATGCTGCGGATTGAAGAGCAAGCCGGCCGGGAACGGCTGGAGAAGCTTGGGCGGCACCGTCAGGCGCTGGATCAGCTGATGCATGAGACCGTCCGGCAGAAGCTCACGGAGGAACGCGAGTCGGCCGCGGCTGCGCTGGAGGAGCTGGTCTCGCGGTATGCGGTGCTTTCACTTGGATTAACGATGATCAACCGGACCAAACGCGTCATGGAGGAGCAGCGGCAGCCTGCCGTGCTTCGCGATGCATCCCGCTTTATGGCGATGTTGTCTAACGGAAAATATAAAAGGATCGCCGTTCCCGAAGGGATGGAGACGATCCGTGTGGAGACGGCGGATAACCGCATTGTGGACAGTATGCATTTGAGCCGGGGGACGGCGGAGCAGCTGTACCTTTCCATGCGCTTTGCCTTGGCGGATGAAGCGGCTGCGTCCGTGGAGCTGCCGATGATCCTGGACGATCTCTTCGTGAACTTCGACGCCTCGCGTCTGGAGGCTGCAATCGAGCTGCTGCGCGAGATTTCCGGCCGCAGACAGCTTGTG
- a CDS encoding metallophosphoesterase family protein, translated as MSAAFRFIHAADLHVDSPFRGLAVAPERIREALAESTFAAVRHLVDSAIEHEVEFVVISGDLYDAADRSLRAQLALKREWERLCAKSVQLFVIHGNHDHLSGARASLDWPESVTVFGADKVDHKPAFNKNGELIAYIHGISYGTRAVTDNLAARYKALPDMPYQIALLHGNVDGDASHDPYAPCSLYELAASEFDYWALGHVHQRAVLHTYPHVVYPGNTQGRHTREQGAKGCYLVDVSAAKETELTFIELDAVRWETVITDIADLTTEQSLLEAMENAIVTMAADCGGRPLMLKLVLTGRGPMHRKVSESSFIQELLEELRSRFDLDEYGAHESAAEWIWLIGLETRTGAELDPELLSAEDSFAGELYRQCASGWKDGSGLALEEEALAPLLANPRLRKLIRSVSERQKQEWILQARELTLGLLTDEAESAAAGMPETSGEEARQ; from the coding sequence ATGAGTGCCGCGTTCCGCTTCATTCATGCCGCCGATCTGCATGTTGACAGTCCGTTCCGCGGCTTAGCGGTAGCGCCGGAGCGCATACGCGAAGCATTGGCGGAATCTACGTTTGCGGCTGTCCGGCATTTGGTCGATTCGGCGATTGAGCATGAGGTTGAATTTGTCGTGATTTCCGGGGACTTATACGATGCAGCGGACCGGTCGCTGCGGGCGCAGCTCGCGCTCAAACGGGAATGGGAAAGGCTGTGCGCTAAGAGCGTGCAGCTATTTGTCATTCATGGTAATCATGATCATCTGTCGGGAGCCCGCGCGTCTCTGGACTGGCCGGAGTCCGTGACCGTGTTCGGTGCGGACAAGGTGGACCATAAGCCTGCCTTCAACAAGAACGGCGAGCTTATCGCTTACATTCACGGCATATCTTATGGAACCCGTGCCGTTACGGATAATCTGGCTGCACGGTATAAAGCGCTGCCGGATATGCCGTACCAGATCGCGCTGCTCCATGGCAATGTAGACGGGGATGCTTCCCATGATCCCTATGCACCTTGCTCATTATATGAGCTGGCTGCCTCGGAATTCGATTACTGGGCACTGGGTCATGTTCACCAGCGCGCCGTCTTACATACATATCCGCATGTTGTTTACCCCGGCAACACGCAAGGCAGGCATACACGGGAACAGGGAGCAAAGGGATGTTACCTCGTTGACGTATCGGCGGCGAAAGAAACGGAGCTGACGTTCATCGAGCTGGATGCCGTCCGCTGGGAGACGGTAATAACGGATATCGCTGATCTGACCACGGAGCAGTCGCTTCTCGAAGCCATGGAAAATGCGATCGTTACGATGGCCGCCGACTGTGGGGGACGTCCTCTCATGCTGAAGCTGGTATTGACCGGCAGGGGACCGATGCACCGCAAGGTTAGCGAGAGCAGCTTCATTCAGGAGCTTCTGGAAGAGCTCCGAAGCCGGTTTGACCTTGATGAGTACGGTGCCCATGAATCGGCCGCCGAGTGGATATGGCTGATCGGTCTTGAAACGCGGACCGGCGCGGAGCTAGATCCGGAGCTGCTTTCAGCCGAGGACAGCTTTGCGGGCGAATTATATCGGCAGTGCGCTTCCGGTTGGAAGGATGGAAGCGGATTGGCTTTGGAAGAGGAAGCGCTGGCACCTCTATTGGCCAACCCCCGCTTGCGCAAGCTGATCCGGTCGGTCTCTGAGCGGCAGAAGCAGGAGTGGATCCTGCAAGCCCGGGAATTGACGCTGGGGCTGCTCACGGATGAAGCGGAATCGGCGGCAGCGGGCATGCCCGAAACAAGCGGCGAGGAGGCCAGGCAATGA
- a CDS encoding glycosyltransferase family 4 protein, translating to MNILQALFFPPEQPGGVSSMVPYIQERFNKLGWPMELFSLPKRVRGKGQEKFEFETFDVQPFEGNAIVDKYMQTIRDYVWWTKLRMNKSFDLIHAHHPIAALVMKRLFPDTPLVMTIHSSYERELILNGKIEEGGIEHRFLTSLYGELEAKADRILTVSESFKNYMAPYVNNPEAIGVIPNGFNEKRFKPISHENEVVQLITVCRLVPAKGLDILLHACAELKRRGHPFVLHIIGDGPIRLELEQLAQQLDLYDDIIFYGYMLHPEEFMPFFDVFVLPSRAEAFGSVFAEAALCWLALVGTNVGGIAEQIEDGVNGLLVPPEDPIALCDALEKVVTDPSFRYNMARHAWSKAKKEYSLTRVIAQLKQVYQELAP from the coding sequence ATGAACATCTTGCAAGCATTGTTTTTCCCCCCTGAGCAGCCGGGAGGGGTATCCTCGATGGTTCCCTATATCCAGGAAAGGTTCAATAAGCTCGGCTGGCCCATGGAGCTGTTCTCGCTGCCGAAGCGGGTAAGAGGCAAGGGTCAGGAAAAATTTGAATTTGAAACATTCGACGTACAGCCGTTCGAAGGAAATGCGATTGTCGATAAATATATGCAAACCATCCGCGACTACGTATGGTGGACCAAGCTTCGGATGAACAAGTCATTCGATCTGATTCATGCCCATCATCCGATCGCAGCGCTGGTCATGAAACGATTATTTCCGGATACGCCGCTCGTCATGACGATCCACTCCAGCTACGAAAGGGAATTGATTCTGAACGGAAAAATAGAAGAGGGCGGCATCGAGCACCGTTTTCTTACCTCGCTGTATGGCGAGCTCGAAGCGAAGGCCGACCGAATCCTGACCGTATCCGAATCCTTCAAAAATTACATGGCGCCATACGTCAACAATCCGGAAGCGATCGGCGTCATCCCGAACGGATTCAACGAGAAACGCTTCAAGCCCATTTCGCACGAGAACGAGGTCGTTCAGCTCATCACCGTCTGCCGGCTCGTACCTGCCAAAGGGCTCGATATTCTGCTGCATGCATGCGCGGAGCTGAAGCGACGGGGACATCCGTTCGTCCTTCATATTATCGGCGACGGACCGATCAGACTTGAGCTTGAGCAGCTTGCGCAGCAGCTGGACTTGTATGACGATATTATTTTTTACGGTTATATGCTTCATCCGGAAGAGTTCATGCCGTTCTTCGACGTGTTCGTGCTCCCTTCCAGGGCGGAAGCATTCGGTTCCGTTTTTGCGGAGGCGGCATTGTGCTGGCTAGCGCTGGTCGGAACAAACGTAGGCGGCATTGCTGAACAGATCGAAGACGGCGTCAACGGATTGCTCGTGCCGCCCGAGGATCCGATTGCGCTGTGCGACGCTTTGGAAAAAGTCGTGACCGATCCATCCTTCCGCTACAATATGGCCCGGCATGCCTGGAGCAAGGCGAAGAAGGAATATTCACTGACGCGCGTTATCGCTCAGCTGAAGCAGGTGTACCAGGAATTGGCGCCGTAA
- a CDS encoding GGDEF domain-containing protein — protein MMILQGLAGPTGQTFASACVLTILVLMLFMANRLYKSYRRNRIYLLLMFILPIIMVQQGIVIALGSPSLYQYPYLHLLSSLLGLLSFIIINFVFMKLYTQPSSRLKGFPFLFMSLGAIIIAGIQVALAPELLNMPVGEESFSMLALDFYGLVINFAIFLNLRGMEQRFHYSASLIIFFVYQLANVADVYVFHGGVPMLAVLTHLLPVIYYTLMFLLLFEWVIERLLMTFQSSITDGLTSLYNRRHFNKKAEQLLQEYKRVAIIFCDIDNFKKLNDTHGHHKADGVLKQVAEIIKEETAGIGAAGRYGGEELLGLVAAPGIKPETVAEQIRSRVEHETMVTVSVGVSITHEGNSIEEVVRQADEAMYQSKTSGKNKVTLHPSLQRSRSRSDSGDKAKKKAKVSG, from the coding sequence ATGATGATTTTGCAAGGACTCGCCGGCCCGACCGGACAAACTTTCGCTTCCGCTTGTGTGCTCACCATTCTTGTATTGATGCTATTTATGGCCAACCGATTATATAAGAGCTATCGACGAAACCGGATCTATCTGCTGCTCATGTTCATTCTGCCGATTATTATGGTGCAGCAAGGTATTGTTATCGCGCTCGGTTCTCCAAGCTTATATCAGTACCCTTATCTTCATTTGCTCTCGTCGCTGCTGGGCCTGCTTTCATTTATCATTATAAACTTTGTTTTTATGAAATTATATACGCAGCCTTCTTCCAGATTGAAGGGCTTTCCGTTCCTGTTCATGTCACTCGGCGCTATCATCATTGCCGGTATCCAAGTCGCGCTAGCTCCCGAGCTGTTGAACATGCCTGTAGGAGAAGAGAGCTTCTCGATGCTGGCGCTGGATTTTTACGGTCTTGTCATCAACTTTGCCATTTTTCTCAATCTTAGGGGAATGGAACAGCGCTTTCACTATTCCGCGAGCCTGATCATCTTTTTTGTCTATCAATTGGCCAACGTTGCCGATGTTTATGTGTTTCATGGCGGCGTTCCGATGCTTGCCGTTCTGACTCATTTGCTTCCGGTCATTTATTATACGCTCATGTTCCTGCTCTTGTTCGAATGGGTAATCGAACGGCTGCTTATGACCTTTCAGTCGTCCATCACCGACGGGCTGACTAGTCTGTATAACCGCCGCCATTTCAACAAGAAAGCCGAACAGCTGCTGCAGGAATACAAACGGGTCGCCATCATTTTCTGCGATATCGATAATTTCAAGAAGCTCAACGACACCCACGGCCATCATAAGGCAGACGGCGTACTGAAGCAGGTAGCCGAGATTATCAAGGAAGAGACCGCAGGCATCGGCGCGGCGGGCCGTTACGGCGGCGAGGAACTGCTCGGTCTCGTAGCTGCCCCTGGGATCAAGCCCGAGACAGTCGCCGAGCAAATACGCAGCCGGGTCGAGCACGAAACGATGGTTACCGTAAGCGTCGGCGTAAGCATTACGCATGAAGGCAACTCAATCGAAGAAGTTGTAAGGCAGGCCGATGAAGCGATGTACCAGTCCAAGACATCCGGCAAGAATAAAGTCACGCTTCACCCTTCGCTTCAGCGCAGCCGCTCCCGGTCCGACAGCGGCGATAAAGCGAAGAAGAAAGCAAAAGTCAGCGGTTAA
- a CDS encoding FAD-dependent oxidoreductase — protein MAREMTGDLIIIGGGTGGCAAALSAAKMGLRVILTEETAWIGGQLTSQAVPPDEHRWIEFFGCTRSYRQFRNRVREYYRRQFPMTPEAFANERLNPGNGNVSRLCFDPRVGLSVLEELLAPYVHSGKITILAHHRIDSAETGGDKVTSVKVSSTLSGESLILSAPYFIDATECGDVLPLAGIEYVTGAESIKQTGEPHALEGEPQPQHMQAFTYCYAVDYAEGEDHTIDKPRDYDFWRSYQADFWPDKHLSWTYPNPITLKPTEVSLFPNAKGQYPFFHYRRILDRTNFAPGTFHADISIINWPQNDYWLGSIIDVSEDERNRHLDQAKQLSLSLLYWMQKEAPRPDGGVGYPGLRLRRDVVGTEDGLAMAPYIRESRRIKAEFTVLEQHIGTDARGDRGAEQFADSVGVGAYRIDLHPDTGNRNFLDISSLPFQIPLGSLIPVRTDNLLPACKNLGVTHITNGCYRLHPVEWNIGEAAGYLAAYSLRKGTIPRHVRNNPELLKDFQALLEREGIELAWPVMTPL, from the coding sequence ATGGCACGCGAAATGACAGGAGATCTTATTATTATTGGAGGCGGCACCGGGGGCTGCGCCGCAGCGTTGTCTGCGGCCAAGATGGGCTTACGGGTCATTCTAACGGAAGAGACCGCATGGATTGGAGGTCAATTGACGAGCCAAGCCGTTCCTCCCGATGAACACCGTTGGATCGAATTTTTCGGCTGCACGCGCAGCTACCGGCAGTTCAGGAACCGCGTGCGGGAATATTACCGCCGGCAGTTTCCGATGACGCCGGAAGCATTCGCGAATGAACGGTTAAACCCCGGTAATGGCAATGTCAGCCGATTGTGCTTCGATCCGCGTGTCGGGTTGTCCGTCCTGGAGGAGCTGCTTGCCCCGTATGTACATAGCGGTAAAATTACGATTCTTGCGCATCATCGCATCGATTCCGCTGAGACAGGCGGTGATAAAGTAACGTCGGTAAAGGTCAGCTCCACGCTGAGCGGCGAATCGTTGATTCTCTCTGCGCCTTATTTCATTGATGCCACCGAATGCGGCGATGTCCTGCCTCTTGCAGGAATCGAATATGTAACCGGCGCAGAATCCATCAAGCAAACCGGTGAGCCGCATGCGCTCGAAGGCGAACCGCAGCCTCAACATATGCAGGCATTCACGTACTGCTATGCCGTCGACTACGCCGAAGGTGAGGATCATACGATTGATAAGCCGCGCGATTATGATTTCTGGCGTTCCTATCAAGCGGACTTTTGGCCGGATAAGCATCTGAGCTGGACCTATCCGAACCCGATCACGCTGAAGCCGACGGAAGTGTCGCTGTTTCCTAATGCCAAGGGGCAGTACCCGTTCTTCCATTATCGCCGCATTCTGGACAGGACCAACTTCGCGCCGGGGACATTCCATGCCGATATTTCCATTATCAACTGGCCTCAAAACGATTATTGGCTGGGCTCTATCATCGACGTCTCCGAGGACGAGCGGAATCGGCATCTCGATCAGGCCAAACAGCTCAGTCTGTCGCTGCTCTACTGGATGCAGAAGGAAGCTCCGCGTCCCGACGGAGGTGTCGGATACCCTGGATTGCGGCTCAGACGCGACGTTGTCGGAACGGAGGACGGGCTGGCAATGGCGCCCTACATTCGCGAATCCCGCCGTATTAAGGCCGAATTCACGGTTCTGGAGCAGCATATCGGCACTGACGCGCGAGGCGATCGGGGTGCGGAGCAATTTGCCGATTCCGTTGGAGTCGGTGCCTATCGGATCGATCTCCATCCCGATACAGGCAACCGCAACTTTCTCGATATCTCCAGTCTGCCGTTCCAGATCCCTCTCGGCAGCCTGATCCCGGTACGGACGGATAACCTGCTTCCTGCCTGCAAGAACCTTGGCGTCACCCATATTACGAATGGATGCTATCGCCTGCATCCCGTGGAATGGAATATTGGCGAGGCTGCGGGCTACTTAGCCGCGTACAGTCTTCGTAAGGGGACCATCCCCCGGCATGTCCGTAACAATCCCGAACTTCTCAAAGATTTTCAAGCGCTTCTGGAACGTGAAGGCATCGAGCTCGCTTGGCCTGTCATGACGCCTCTGTAA